The following proteins are co-located in the Lagenorhynchus albirostris chromosome 2, mLagAlb1.1, whole genome shotgun sequence genome:
- the MYCL gene encoding protein L-Myc, with amino-acid sequence MCMCAGCRAAPSRRGAGTLQAVGGGSEGADMDFDSYQHYFYDYDCGEDFYRSTAPSEDIWKKFELVPSPPTSPPWGSGPGAGDPAPGIGPPEPWPGGGAGDEAESRGHSKAWGRNYASIIRRDCMWSGFSARERLERAVSDRLAAGAPRGNPPKAPAALDCAPSLEAGNPAPAAPCPLGEPKTQACSGSESPSDSEGEEIDVVTVEKRQSLGVRKPVTITVRADPLDPCMKHFHISIHQQQHNYAARFPPESCSQGEAPGRGPQEEGLERDVPEEKEDEADEEIVSPPPVEREPPQSCHPKPVSSDTEDVTKRKNHNFLERKRRNDLRSRFLALRDQVPTLASCSKAPKVVILSKALEYLQALVGAEKRMATEKRQLRCRQQQLQKRIAYLSGY; translated from the exons ATGTGCATGTGTGCGGGCTGCCGGGCTGCCCCGAGCCGGCGGGGAGCCGGTACGCTCCAGGCGGTCGGCGGCGGGAGCGAG GGAGCGGACATGGACTTCGACTCGTACCAGCACTATTTCTACGACTATGACTGCGGGGAGGATTTCTACCGCTCCACGGCGCCCAGCGAGGACATCTGGAAGAAATTCGAGCTGGTGCCGTCGCCCCCCACGTCGCCGCCCTGGGGCTCCGGTCCCGGCGCCGGGGACCCGGCCCCCGGAATTGGTCCTCCAGAGCCGTGGCCCGGAGGGGGCGCCGGGGACGAGGCAGAATCCCGGGGTCACTCGAAAGCTTGGGGCAGGAACTACGCCTCCATCATCCGCCGTGACTGCATGTGGAGCGGCTTCTCGGCCCGGGAACGGCTGGAGAGAGCGGTGAGCGACCGGCTCGCTGCTGGCGCGCCCCGGGGGAACCCGCCCAAGGCGCCCGCCGCCCTGGACTGCGCTCCCAGCCTCGAAGCCGGCAACCCGGCGCCCGCTGCCCCCTGTCCGCTGGGCGAGCCCAAGACCCAGGCCTGCTCGGGGTCCGAGAGCCCAAGCGACTCGG AGGGTGAAGAAATCGACGTTGTGAccgtggagaagagacagtcccTGGGTGTCCGGAAGCCGGTCACCATCACAGTGCGAGCAGACCCTTTGGACCCCTGCATGAAACACTTCCACATCTCCATCCATCAACAACAGCACAACTATGCCGCCCGTTTTCCTCCAGaaagctgctcccaaggagagGCTCCAGGGCGAGGGCCCCAAGAAGAGGGTCTGGAGAGAGATGTaccagaggaaaaggaagatgagGCAGATGAAGAAATTGTGAGCCCCCCGCCTGTAGAAAGAGAGCCTCCCCAGTCCTGCCACCCCAAACCTGTCAGTTCTGACACTGAGGACGTGACCAAGAGGAAGAACCACAACTTCCTGGAGCGCAAAAGACGGAATGACCTCCGTTCCAGGTTCTTGGCCCTGAGGGACCAGGTGCCCACCCTGGCCAGCTGCTCCAAGGCCCCCAAAGTAGTGATCCTGAGCAAGGCCTTGGAATACTTGCAAGCCCTAGTGGGGGCTGAGAAGAGGATGGCTACAGAGAAAAGGCAGCTCCGGTGTCGGCAGCAGCAACTGCAGAAAAGAATTGCGTACCTCAGTGGCTACTAA